Proteins from a genomic interval of Rosa chinensis cultivar Old Blush chromosome 2, RchiOBHm-V2, whole genome shotgun sequence:
- the LOC112183344 gene encoding uncharacterized protein LOC112183344, translating to MIPTPHQSLSLIMDAETDLSPSDAAASIFLPLTQLLIRISGWKSKPQSSKAVWKFDLGFEPYKDSKLKWIFLAQSCSSLPLIWGVWHLVSGRRLSILVVAFLYIDIHVCFGLLPISADNETCKK from the exons ATGATCCCCACTCCGCATCAGTCTCTCTCCCTCATCATGGATGCTGAAACTGATCtctctccctctgacgccgccGCATCGATCTTTCTCCCTCTAACGCAGCTTCTCATCAGGATTTCGGGTTGGAAATCGAAGCCTCAATCAAGTAAGGCTGTTTGGAAATTTGATTTAG GTTTTGAGCCCTACAAGGACAGCAAATTAAAGTGGATCTTCTTGGCCCAAAGTTGCTCTTCATTACCCTTAATTTGGGGGGTTTGGCACTTGGTGTCTGGAAG GAGGTTGAGTATTCTGGTGGTGGCATTCCTCTATATTGACATCcatgtttgttttggtttaCTGCCAATATCAGCGGATAATGAGACTTGCAAAAAGTGA